A part of Streptomyces sp. NBC_01235 genomic DNA contains:
- a CDS encoding serine hydrolase domain-containing protein, whose protein sequence is MSLKSLALIENWPVPSASAGVVRADGTVLGTHGPVGRRFPLASVTKPLAAYAALVAYEEGAIELDEPAGPPGSTVRHLLAHTSGLAFDEHRVTAPPGERRLYSNAGFEQLGDHLAKATDIPFAEYLRQAVLEPLGMTDTSLEGGGSPAKDGVSTVTDLLRFAAEVQAPRLLDPRTVAAAMTVQYPGTKGVLPGYGHQNPNDWGLGFEIRDSKSPHWTGGSSSPRTFGHFGQSGTFLWVDPDAGVAGVALTDRAFGPWALEAWPVFTDAVLAEL, encoded by the coding sequence ATGTCGCTCAAGAGCCTCGCGCTGATCGAGAACTGGCCGGTTCCCTCCGCCTCGGCGGGTGTCGTACGGGCCGACGGTACGGTCCTGGGGACCCACGGCCCCGTCGGCCGGCGCTTCCCGCTGGCCTCGGTCACCAAGCCGCTCGCCGCGTACGCCGCCCTCGTGGCCTACGAGGAGGGGGCGATCGAGCTGGACGAGCCCGCCGGGCCGCCCGGGTCCACGGTCCGTCATCTCCTCGCGCACACGTCCGGGCTGGCCTTCGACGAGCACCGGGTGACCGCGCCCCCCGGGGAGCGGCGGCTGTACTCCAACGCCGGGTTCGAGCAGCTCGGCGACCACCTGGCGAAGGCGACGGACATCCCGTTCGCGGAGTATCTGCGGCAGGCGGTGCTGGAGCCGCTGGGGATGACCGACACCTCCCTGGAGGGCGGGGGCTCTCCGGCCAAGGACGGGGTGTCGACCGTGACGGACCTGCTGCGGTTCGCGGCCGAGGTGCAGGCGCCCCGGCTGCTGGATCCGCGGACGGTGGCCGCCGCCATGACCGTGCAGTACCCGGGCACGAAGGGCGTCCTGCCGGGCTACGGGCACCAGAACCCCAACGACTGGGGTCTCGGCTTCGAGATCCGCGACTCCAAGTCCCCGCACTGGACGGGCGGTTCGTCGTCCCCGCGCACCTTCGGGCACTTCGGCCAGTCCGGCACGTTCCTGTGGGTCGACCCCGACGCGGGCGTCGCCGGCGTCGCCCTGACGGACCGCGCGTTCGGGCCGTGGGCCCTCGAGGCGTGGCCGGTGTTCACGGACGCGGTGCTCGCCGAGCTCTAG
- a CDS encoding pirin family protein, which produces MDVRRADERYPGGDQAAGIESWHAFSFGPHYDPDNLRFGSLIACNEERLAPGAGFDEHPHSHTEIVTWVVEGELTHRDSAGHETRVRPGDVQRLSSAAGVRHVERNDGSTPLTFVQMWLAPLDPGGDPSYEIVHGIADSTPYAVPEAGAMLHVRRLAAGERTAVPDAPQVYAHVVRGEVRLDGLELGPGDAARITDAKDLEAVGVTGAELLLWEMT; this is translated from the coding sequence ATGGACGTACGGCGCGCCGACGAGCGCTACCCGGGCGGGGACCAGGCCGCCGGCATCGAGTCGTGGCACGCCTTCTCCTTCGGCCCCCACTACGACCCCGACAACCTCCGCTTCGGCTCGCTGATCGCCTGCAACGAGGAGCGCCTCGCCCCCGGTGCCGGCTTCGACGAGCACCCCCACAGCCACACCGAGATCGTCACGTGGGTGGTCGAGGGTGAGCTGACCCACCGCGACTCCGCCGGCCACGAGACGCGGGTCCGCCCCGGAGACGTACAGCGGCTCAGCTCGGCGGCCGGCGTCCGGCACGTGGAACGCAACGACGGCTCGACGCCCCTGACCTTCGTCCAGATGTGGCTGGCGCCCCTGGACCCCGGCGGCGACCCGTCGTACGAGATCGTCCACGGCATCGCGGACTCGACCCCCTACGCGGTCCCGGAGGCGGGCGCGATGCTCCACGTACGGCGTCTGGCGGCGGGCGAGCGGACGGCCGTACCGGACGCGCCGCAGGTGTACGCCCACGTCGTACGCGGCGAAGTCCGGCTGGACGGCCTGGAGTTGGGGCCGGGCGACGCGGCACGCATCACGGACGCCAAGGATCTGGAGGCGGTGGGCGTGACGGGGGCGGAGCTGCTGCTGTGGGAGATGACCTAG